GAGAGATCACTTTTACCCCAATCTGGTCAGGAAATTATATGGTTGAGTTTGCTTACACAGAAAAATCTGCTGGAGAACACCATGGTAAAAAATACGATGAAATCTGGAAAATGGCTACGTACCAAATTGTTGTAAAATAGTTTCAAGCTATTTTTTTAGATCATACTTTACTTGCAATTAAACCTTGTTTCTTTTGAGCAAGGTTTTTTTATTTAATCTAGTTATAAATATTTTCATTTTAAAAACCCAATTCTTAAGCAAATCTTAAGAAAGAAATAATAAAGTTTTAAGCAAGAAATCGTTCTAAAAATTCTGTTCTAAGTATTGCGTGTATATATATTTGCAAAAATTTATTTTTATTAAATCTAAATAAATAACATGAAATATAATTTACTATTACTTTTATCTTTATTAAGTTTTGCATCTTACAGTCAGAATTATACAAGCACAGAAGGTGGTTCTGTAAATGATACTGTTAAAAACAAAAAAGGCGAAACTTTAAACGAGGTAATCGTTACCAAAACCAAAGAACCAAAACCTGTAACCGCTGTTCGTTCAGGCTTAAAACCAATGGACAACCCACAATCAGTACAAGTTATTGGTTCTGAAGTTATTGAACAGCAGCAGGCTATTAGATTAAGTGAAGTACTTAAAAATGCCAATGGTGTGTATGTTGGTTCTGCTCGTGGAGGCGCTCAAGAATCTTTCTTTTCAAGAGGTTATGACATGTCTGCCAACAATATGTTTAAAAACGGGTTTCGTTATAATGCAGGTTCTATTCCAGATGTTTCTGGTTTAGATAAAGTAGAATTCCTAAAAGGAGGTTCTGCCCTATTATTTGGAAACGTAGCGCCAGGCGGAATTTTAAACTTGGTCACTAAAACACCTCAATTTAAAAGCGGAGGAGAAATCTCAATGCAAATGGGAAGTTATTCTTACTACAAACCTGCTTTTGACTTTTATGGCGGTTTAAGCAAATCAATTGCCTTTAGAATCAATGGTTCTTACGAAAACTCTGAAAGCTTTAGAGATGTTGTCAAAAACGAACGTGTTTATGTAAATCCATCGTTACTTTTTGTGGTAAGTCAAAAAACACAAATTACAGTACAAGGAGATTATTTATCTGCTGACTGGACTCCAGATTTTGGAACGGGAATTATTGGAACAAAAATCCTTGATTTACCTCGAAATGCTTTTTACGGATCACTTTGGTCTAATGGTAATACAAAATCTGCCAGCGCATCCCTATTAGTAAATCATGATTTCAACAAAAACTGGAAACTAAATTTCAATAGTTCTTACCAAACTTATAATAGAACTTCAAAATCTACAGCGCAATTATCTACTGTAAAAGATAATGGAGACTGGACCAGACCATTAGTTCAAAACGAAAACCTAGAACAAATTTTAGGAGATCAATTAAGCCTTCAAGGAAACTTTAATACAGGATCTGTAAAACACCAGATTTTTACAGGTTCTGATTGGGAAAATTCATTTGCAACAGCGTATACTTTTGCTTTCACTCCAGCAAATTATGATACGATTAATCTTTTCAATTTTGATCCGTCAACG
This is a stretch of genomic DNA from Flavobacterium endoglycinae. It encodes these proteins:
- a CDS encoding TonB-dependent siderophore receptor, with translation MKYNLLLLLSLLSFASYSQNYTSTEGGSVNDTVKNKKGETLNEVIVTKTKEPKPVTAVRSGLKPMDNPQSVQVIGSEVIEQQQAIRLSEVLKNANGVYVGSARGGAQESFFSRGYDMSANNMFKNGFRYNAGSIPDVSGLDKVEFLKGGSALLFGNVAPGGILNLVTKTPQFKSGGEISMQMGSYSYYKPAFDFYGGLSKSIAFRINGSYENSESFRDVVKNERVYVNPSLLFVVSQKTQITVQGDYLSADWTPDFGTGIIGTKILDLPRNAFYGSLWSNGNTKSASASLLVNHDFNKNWKLNFNSSYQTYNRTSKSTAQLSTVKDNGDWTRPLVQNENLEQILGDQLSLQGNFNTGSVKHQIFTGSDWENSFATAYTFAFTPANYDTINLFNFDPSTQKNTIPDARTTQIAKTDTNRFGVYFQDLISITEKFKVLAGIRWSWQEAEVTTYKETYTTASGQTVKPENAVPVVGAKKLDNAFSPKFGLIYQPRQDVSIFGSYSTSFTPNTGTTADLKPIAPSIIDQYEAGIKTDFLQGLLSTNVTVYQIVNSNLAQTAEFKADGSLNTDTNVKVLSGETKSKGIEVDVTARPIEGLSIIAGYSYNDMRYTKTSGLNGSFIEGDRLVRTPANTANLSFFYTVQEGFLKGLSVGAIGNYIGDRLGGWNDQYSTDLTKYPDGIYHREIPIKGYATIDASAGYTWRKFSILCKLSNITNELNYTVHENYSVNPIAPRQVMTSLKYKF